GGAACATTGGATGAGACCTTTAATcgaaattcaaatataaataaatgttctttttatgaatataaatttttaatttagaattGTCATGGACGTGCAACTCTCCTAGCCTGGAGAGAGAGCGAGTTGAGCCGAGAGCAAGAGAGAGAGTGTTGGAGGGTGGCTAACGATGAGATATTGAGTGTCCAGTACTAATTAATTGGTATTGATGAACAGTGCGAGTTATCGGATGAGACTTTTATTagaaatcaattgaaattttgttacAACAGGTTTTTTTATTTGGAATTGGacataaattaattttcttcctgttgaataaatttaataattttttcataacaATTCGAATAAAATCCATTTTATTTCTGTTGCGATACACTTCAAAGAGCGTATAGTATACAGAAACAACTCAAATGCATCTTTTAAATAACTTTAACTAtatgacgacactacagtctaattttttaataatagttataaaaagCTAGTACTCAcgtgtggagcgctttcggatttttTAAAACCCATTTTCAACACTCAGCGTGAgtgaactattattcaaaaattagattgtagtgtcgtcaaaaataGGTCAAGACGAATTATTaacttgcagttcgtcatggatattaaaatagatgagtgttaaataacattgaaatgaAAGATATACTTACTATACGGTAGTACTATTAAAAATAGGTACCATACTGGATTAGAAATAAGAGTTACGAAAGGTAAATAATTGGTTAGTTGAAATCACTGTAAATAAAACAGATTAGGATTGTAAAAGTTTGTAAGTAACTTAGTGCGAGTGATGTAGAAGATAGTACCTTCTGTTGATGAGAGAGTGTAGGATTGAAGTGACGAACCTCCGCATAAAACTAATAAAATCGCTGATAAATGAAGCAGCTACAGAAGAAGCTGATTGCATAGAAATAAGGATGATACTCAGAAATCGCGCTCAGTCCCTTTCTCTTTACATGCATTCAAGAgagaaatgataaaattaatacaataataatatgttaGCGACAAGAAATGCAATAATAAAGTAATTGATTAATTTCGCTACTATATATTCATGTAAATTCAGGAGAGATCCGGAGTTAATGAGATCCTGTTTTgtcttttccaatcattttaatgatagtaGGCTAGAGGCTACTCTTGACACAAAATGACATCATTTTCTAGTCGATCCTCACTATATTTATCTAACTATACCATTTTTATCTTCACTAAATAAACCATTCTATCAAAACTATTAATGGTTTTTTTTCAGTTTACCAGCAGAAATTGACAATGGTATATAATAATCGTACACGGTATTTCGTTTAATATGCTTTATAAATATGTGGCTGTTAACTACCGGTACATTCATAACTTCATTTAAAATCACCTTCTGTACTCTATTgctattcaatataatatatgtaCCTACTTTATTCTATATCAGTAGGCtacattattcaaaatttactatttcattcaaattcaccTCCAGTATACTTTATTCAGTATAATTTTTACTAGGTTACCTTATCTAGTTCTAAAGCCCAGTGTGTGGGCTTTGGCCTTCTCCAAAACATTCCTCCAAGCATCTCTGTCTTCAATCAttcttctccatcctcttccAACCATAACCCATCCTTCTTGAATCATCCCTGATCTCATCCTCCCATCGTATTCTCGGTCTGTCCCTTTTCCTTCTAGagtaaagtttttttttgagcaCTATTTTTGGAATTCTGTTTTCATTCATCCTGTCAACATGTCCGAACCATTCAAATCTCTGTgcctttataaaaaattgtcatATTTAATTAAATTCTTTGTTGCAGTCGATATCAAATTCATTGATACCTTAGTATAAGTGCTTTTATACAAATTTAACTAAATTTTaactattttaattgaattttttgtttgttgcAGCCGACACAATCAAAACAAAATGGAAACACCTGAGGGACAACTTCCGTACCGAGCTGAAGAAAACTGTGAGAGGGGCTGCCGACCCCGTCAAACCCTACCAGTCACAGTGGACCTACTTCAACGATCTGCTCTTCCTCAGGGAGCAGATGATGCGCAAGATCACACACAACACGACCGCCACTGCGCAGCTGGGCAACGACAACGATAACGACCTTGATGACGGACTGGTGTCGTTGGCGGTCGAAAGCGAAATGGTCACCGATGAAGGAAGACTGGTCGAACGACATCCCAACTTCTTCGGACACTCGCTTTTCGACGATAACAATTCCGATGTGTTCGAAAACGCCACCGACCACCTGTGGCCGTCCCAAGAATCATCCAGAAAACGCAAGAACTACCAACCCCCCGAAGATGAGTTCACCACCCACCACTACCCAAAAGTGAACGTTCTAGAACGACTACCATCCACCTTCAACTACGACGACACAACTAACGATGACGATTACCATTTTTTGATGAGTTTGCTGCCCTATGTGAAGTCGTTGTCGCTCGCTAAGAAAATGCATCTACGCCTCAAACTGCAGGAGGTCGTTTGTGAGTTTATCTACGATATTAAAATACCGAAAGACGGTTGTAGAAACCAGAGAGGTAAAAAGAACGAAAATAGTTCCAATCGTGGAGTGAGGGTTAAAACggagaataatgataattagtTACTAAAATCTCAATTTATTAAccaattatcatattatttttcatctgtgTTACCCATCAAAGttcaattgatttgaaaattgaagGGTTTCAAATTGCGTGCGAAAggttttgttatattgtttgtTTATGCTGAGTGTGAACACATTTGAAGTTCCAGCTTTCTGTTAGCATTCATAGTAATAgactttcaattattgttttgttgataACTGAATTGAAACAGTAACTGAACTGAACTGATTATTAATGTGATACcaatatatgttttatatttattactgaGACTGATTTCAAAGGAGATGAAATTTCTGGATTCAAAATCTTTTCTTAACCATCAATAGTTCTTACACATCGAGTATCATGGagtattttatatttctgttacctcagtaattttatatttctgtgcTAAGGACATTACCGTACTGAAATGCACGATTtacagtattttttatttagttttaccatgatttatttttgttttctaaatgtttatttttatattggaAAGCTTCAGAAAAAATGGATTCGCCATCCACGTATTGCTTTCATGTGAGAATGATTATTTTTAGACATAAAGGATTATTGCTTGCTCAAAACTCTATTTGTTAAAAAGTCTATTTaaatataaacatgataatGACATGAACTGTGTAAATCAATTGAtggtttttgaaatagattcaACATCAATGAAACCATATTTGTTAGAGCGATACTTTTTTAATAAACCTGTAcgattcaatattttaatagttATGTCTCAGATTTTATTGTAGTAAACCTATTGTGCTAGCCTACCAGAACAAAttaagttaaattgaattatcttaCTCATTTAgagagtaaaataaaataatttcatttctaaATTACCTCATTTCATAATAAAAGTGTGCAAAATGCAAAAGTAAAGATTAATACGAATCAATTGATACCATGATGGCTTATTGTACTTACACTGcttaataattgaaacaaacttATTTGATGAAAGATTAAGTTGATCAATGCATAATATATAGCACTAGAATTAAGACTAttgcatagccacctctaatacatatACATAATACCTCTAatatattagaggtggctatgctattgACTCTATGCTATTGCACATGAATTCGATTGATATGACGTTTTCAAAATGCAAATTATTGATTAGAACAAACAAATCATTCAAAGTCATGGAATAGTGAAACAACAGGTTGCGTTTTGAATTCAAACTAGACCTAAAAAATTCATTATAGGTGGCGCactaaataatgattattacaataatattattttttgagaaagtcAAGTTTTTCAGTGAAGTACCGTAATTGAAAACACCTAAAAATACATGCCTATACAAGCATCAAGGACCTATAAGGAGATTGCAATTCTTCGTGTATTTTTACAGCTCATCGTCGAATATCAATAGAGTCAATAATAATCATCTTTATGAAATAATTTCATGACAGTAGAGTTTTATTACTTAAACATTCTCTACTACAGTAggatatgaattaataattatgatt
The window above is part of the Nilaparvata lugens isolate BPH chromosome 12, ASM1435652v1, whole genome shotgun sequence genome. Proteins encoded here:
- the LOC111047847 gene encoding uncharacterized protein LOC111047847, coding for MSSNSTNGFLWRGGPESLIREVFARQPIWDLRSHAHHNRELVARLWEEISDILKAPTDTIKTKWKHLRDNFRTELKKTVRGAADPVKPYQSQWTYFNDLLFLREQMMRKITHNTTATAQLGNDNDNDLDDGLVSLAVESEMVTDEGRLVERHPNFFGHSLFDDNNSDVFENATDHLWPSQESSRKRKNYQPPEDEFTTHHYPKVNVLERLPSTFNYDDTTNDDDYHFLMSLLPYVKSLSLAKKMHLRLKLQEVVCEFIYDIKIPKDGCRNQRGKKNENSSNRGVRVKTENNDN